Genomic DNA from Chlorocebus sabaeus isolate Y175 chromosome 6, mChlSab1.0.hap1, whole genome shotgun sequence:
aggatcttgctctgtcacccaggctggggtgcagtggtgtgatcatggctcactgtagcctcgacctcctgggctcagatgatgctcctgtctcagcctccctgagtgttgggattacaggtatgagctactgtgccaggcCTCCCCAGCGGCTTTGTTCAATGCCCACCTTCTCCAGAGGTTCCCCTAGACTGGCCCCCTGCAGGGCCGCTCACCCGGCTAGAATGTTCTCTCTGGTGGGAATGTGCTCCCTGTCCAATGGGCCCCCCTACTACAGCCCCCGTTACAGAGGAGAGGGGCTCCGTCTGTTCTATTCACTGCTGTGTCCCTGGCACCCAGGGCTGCTATGGCACCCGGGGAGGGGGAGTACTATGTGTTCATCTAGTTATTGAGAGGGATCCATAGGTACAGGCCACCCACCAGGCCCGACTTTCTCTTtcagttacacacacacaggcgTGCACGCCCTCGAAGGCCATAGACTCCCATTCAGTGGGgagcccacctcctcctccagggagtCCAAAGTGGAGgcgagaggaagggagggggaggaggagggagtacAGAAGAGGCCGGGCTGGGCTGACCGCTGCTTGAGTGgagtgagagagaaagtgagaggggAAAGGACATGGGGACACACACAGAGCATGGGGGCCGGGGGACGCCATTCTGCGGCCGGGGCAGCGGTTAGGTCAATGGTGCAGATGTCCAAGCAGCGATGATAAAAAGGCTGGTACCTGCTCGTTGGGACGGGGCAGGAGCAGGGCTTAGAGTGATCACAATAACTGgatggggagaaggaagaaaaaaaacaacaccaCGATAAATCACAACAGAAACGACCGATTcgtccaaaagaaaagaaatcaaatcatAAACGAGGAGGAGGGGGGGAGGCACTGAACTGCAGAGATGGCCAGGAACCGACAGAGATGGGGAGGGCGGGGAGGATGGGATGGAGCTGACACAGACACAGACGCCTGGAGGGGACTCCTCGGGGGCCTGCCTGCCACCGGCCTCCTAGCTCTGCATGGGAACGGCCACCCGTGAAGGCACCCCGCCACCCCTGAAGGCACCGGGGACCCTGGACCCAACCCTGTCTCATCCACTCAGGGGCCAGGGAGGGCAGCCCCAGGGGCTAGCAGGGACCTGTGTCTTAGCTGGGCTTCTTGTCCCAGGCAGTGTCCTGtgccacaatctccacctccatgATTTCTCTGGACCCCCAAGAAATTCCCCAAGGAGGAACCCATGCTGACTCAGGTCAGGAGAGTGACTGGAGAGTGTCAGGTTGTGAAGGTCAGGCTGGGTgaccggggatggggtggggtgccCACATACAGGGGGTACCTTTCCCGTCTATCCTAATGACTCCATAGAGAGCTAAATAAACTACAAAGGTCACATCAGACGATACATGAGAGCATTTTACTGGGTCAAGAAAGACACAAAAAGGATCACGGGTCAGGGGTGGTGTTCGCAGGGTTTGAAAATCTGATTCCCTCCAGCCCAGAGGATTTACAGACCAGGCTCTTGGGGAAAAAGCCAAGAGACTAGATATGGTCTGTGTTCCCAAGCCAGGAGTGTGCAGAGTGAGAGGTACTGATCTAGGATGACAAGGTTTCAGGGAAGTAGGTACGGAGATGATGGGGCTGATCAGAAAGCAGGAGAATGTGTGCTGGCGGGTCGGGGGCAGGCCTAGAGTCACACTGGCCTCAGGTGTCCCCAGCtcaggtgggtgtgggtgtgaagGGAAGAGGAGCCATCACTTGAAAACAGGTGACAAAGTCACCGGGCTGGCTGGGGGTCGATGTGCATTTCTGGAGAGATCAGACACCACACGCTCACCAAGATGGTGACAGTGAAACTGGTCACAGGGGTTTGAGGGGGCCTGATGTATGTGGGAGGGGGGTCTGCTGAGCCCAATGCCAAAGTCACTGTCACGGGGGGCGGGGGAGAAGGGAGCCCCCCCATCCCCTCACCCCAGACACGGTCACAGGGAGAGCGAGAGGAAGAATCCTCGGGTCAGAAGAGTTGGGGAGGGGCTCTCTGTGGTAAAGTAACCTCAGGTGTCCCCGGGCCAGGCGTGCGCGTGTGCGTAGATCGTCCGCTGCACGGGGCTGACAAGCCCCCAGGTCGGGGGAGGGGGGCGCCAGACAGTCCCTGAGATGACGAGAGTGGTAACATCAGGTCAAAGGGGACATGTCTGTGTTTTCGGGGCGACCTGGATGTGGTCACGGTCGCGTGGAGTCGGGGAAGCCCGACCCAGACGATCACGGCGATGGGGGCGGGTCATCAGCTGGGGGCCTCTCCTGGGTCCAGGGACTGGGCTCCCAGGCCCCGAGGGTGGGAACCCCCCAGAGCTCGCCGGCCCCACGCCCCCCGGGTCACCGTGACCCTCGCCCCGCGAGCCCACAGTGGGGGGGCTGAGAGGAGCGCGAAGCGCCCCGGAAGCGGGGGCGGGGCCTTGTGGCGGGGGCGGGGCCTCCCGCGGcgcgcgccccgccccgcccgccccCTCCCCCACGCCGCCGTGCTTACTGGGCCTGGGCCGCTGGGGGCTGATATCCAGGTTGAGGTCGATCCTCCGCCGGGCCTCccggttctcctgcttcagctttgcTTCCAGGCGGGACAGCTTCTGCTCCAGGGAGGACGCCGCCATCTtccccgccgccaccgccgccgcgcaCCGCCCGGCCGCCCGTCAGTCCGGCAGACAAACACCGCACTGCGCCTGCGCCCGGATGACCCCGCCGAGCCGCCGTCTCGCCCCGCACGGCGCATGCCCGCGGCGCGCACCCGCCCTTCCCCGCGTGCGAACCTCCGCGCGTGCGTGCTTCGGCTCAGCCCGAAGGATGACGCCACCTAGAGCTCGAGGCAGGCAAcgtgcaacccccgcctccctcGCCACTGCCACCGTACTGCGCATGCGCCAATTCTGGATCCCTCCAGAGAGAGGCGCTGCGAGGAAACACCATTCTTCTGAGGGCGGTGGGCGGTGAGAGCGGCACGCATGCTTAGGGAGGGGAAACCGTGTTCGCTGGCGTGGCTTTTGCGCATGCGCATTTCTGGAACCTCTTTCCCAAGCGGCAGTCGATTCCTGGTCTCCACGGCGGTGCAACCTTAACCTTCTTGCTTTTCACGGTCGGCTTGGGCGTCCTTTCGGAATGCCTTCCTCACTGATGGTGCATTATTAGGATTCCTCTTGTGCTTAATTGCCTCCTAGCCTCCTGCTGGCAGCGGGGTGCCCCCTCCTCACCGTAATTAGGCTCCGTTGAGAGCCCTTTTCCTTCTTGCCAGTCCGAGCAGGCTCAGAGTTGGCCGAAACCAGGCGGGAGGGGACGGCCATGGGAACCCGACGGTGTGACCCTTGACCTCGGGGACGGGGCCAAGGCCAGAGTTGTTGGCCAGACCCGCATGGAACCTCAAGACGCCTCCTGTCATCTCTCTCGCACCGGGAACGTGAGCCCAGCGCCTACACGTGCAGAATTCCTGAGGAGGGGCCCTGGGGTTAGGTGCCCGTGCCTGGGCCCCCGGCAGCCTAAACCACTCCTTTAAGTGGTCCGAGGGGTGCTGGGGAAATGTCTCATCTGGAGCCCAGGGATCCCCCAAGAGCAGCTTCCCTCTGCTCTTAGATGCGAGAAGGAGGTTCTGATTTTGCAGAGACACCTGGGAGGTGGCCAGGGCCAGGCAGGCTCTGCCAAGTACCCTTCCAGCTTCTGGCCCAACGAGGGAACACTTTGGGATGAGTGTTACAGGCTTGTCGGAACTCCTCTGGTGACGACTTGTGGATGGAACGCACACAAGTGTAGAGTTATAGCTGAGGTCTGTACCTTCCCCTCTTCCAGGCGGCCTTCTGTGCCTCTGCTCTGAGAACAAGAGACTCAGCCTTGATTCTGGCACACGGGTGTTACTTGGTCACGTGAAATAAAAGGTTAATATTGGCCGAACATGGTGGcttacacgtgtaatcccagcacttcgggaagccaaggtgggcggtcaggagtttgagaccaacctggccaatttGGCAAAAACCCCATGTGTACTAAAATTACATaaaagccagacatggtgcttcggcgcctgtaatcccagctactcgagaagctaaggcaggagaatcgcttgaaccggggaggggGAGATtgcccagatggcgccactgcactccagcctgagcgacagggcgagactccatctcgaaagcaaactaaataaaaggttaatatttatttatttacttatttttagaaacagggtcaggccgggcgcagtggctcacgcctgtaatcccagcactttgggaggctgaggcaggtggatcacgaggtcaggagttcaggaccagcctggccaacatggtgaaactacgaaaattagccaggcatggtggcaggcacctgtgattccagctacttgggaggctgaggcagagaactgcttgaacccaggaggtggaggttgcagtgagccaagattgtgccatggcactccagcctgggtgacagagctagactccgtctcaaaaaaacacaacaaaacaaaaaaaaccagggtcttgttctgttgctgaggctggagtggagtggtgcaatcacagctcactgcagcctcaacctcctgggtcctgggctcaagcagtcctcctgcctctgcctcgctagtagctgggacctcaggcacaCATCAgcacacctggccaacttttttttggtatgtttttgtagagatgagatctcactgtgttgcccaggttggtctcaaactcttaggctgaagtgatcctcgcacctcagcctcccaaagcgctgggtttacaagcatgagccactatgtctggcccTAATAAACAGTTTTAGACAATGACAGGAGTGCACATAAAAGATCAAAACTAGAATTTGCATAATTAGtattatttattaagcactcaAGGAACAGTCAAGACCAAAGTCCCTACCTGTCCTTGGAAAAATGTCACCTCTATAGCAGGTGTCCTAACCCTGGAGTCCGCCCACCTTAGGAAGTCCTTGAATATCTCTCCGGGGGAAATCTATCAGCTGCCTGAAGAGCTTTGTGTGTATTTGTACATTTTCCTGAGGAAGGAGGTGCCTGGCTTCATCAGTTTCTTAAAGGGTCTAGGACCTCAAAAGAAATCAGAATCTAGATATTTGGatacccttttctttttttttttttttggcagagatggggtctcactatgttgcccaggctgatctcaaactcctgagctcaaccatcgtcctgcctcagcctctcaaagttctgggattacagtcatgagccacagagcccagccatGATACCTTtacatcaaaaaaattttttttttttttttttttttgagacggagtctcgctctgtctcccaggctggagtgcagtggcgtgatctcggctgactgcaagctccgcctcccgggttcacactattctcctgcctcagcctcccaagtagctgggactacaggcgcccaccaccacacctggctaatgttttttgtatttttagtagagatggggtttcaccgtgttccgcaggatggtctcaatctcctgacctcgtgatccacccgcctcggcctcccaaactgctgggattacaggcatgagccactacgcccggcctacATCAGCATTTCCCAACATGCCATGTCAGGACCACTTACTTGCAGCAGAACTACCTGGGATACTTATTTAGGAACAGACTCCTGGCCCCCAGCCAAACCTCCTGAGTCAGTCTTTCAGGGGTGGGGACTGGGATATTTTGTTTTGCACCGACTCCCTAGGTGATTTTGCTGCTTAGCCAAATGAGAACCATTGTTCTGAGCTCACATATAACACGGCGAACAACTGTGTCTGTGTCCTCTCCTTGGGAGAGAACCCCAGATGTAAGTTGCTTTGTCTGTTGCATGGGGAGGGGGAGTGTTGGAAATCCCAGTGGGATGTGTCCTTTCCCCCATATGTGGCACTAATTGAGCTGGAATATACAGGGAGAGGCAGCAGTGCTGGTCTAGGGATGGGAGCAAGGCCAGCCAGGCTGCCAGAGACACAGGTGTGGTTTTGGAGAATCCCATGACTGAGTTAATCCCTCCATACCAGGTTCCACCCCAACTCCACAACATCCTGTCTCTCTCCCCAGACAAACCAGCCCCAGATCCTCCTGGGTCCCTGAAAGCTGACACAGCTGTCTTGGAAGACAATGGTTGAGATTCCAAGGCGGAAGCATTTTTAAGGCCCTAcctaaaacggccccaccctggCTTCATTCCTCCTCCATCTTGTCCCGCACCTCTGCCGGCAGACCCTGGTAAAGGGTGTCTTCCACCAGGAGCCCCGCCTTCTTTAGCCCCCCACAGTTGCCAAGTTCTTCCGGCAGCGCCTCAAGGCGGTTTCCTTTGAGCTCCAGGCGGCTGAGGGCCCTGAGGGCACCCACGTGGGGCGAGAGCTGGCTCAGCTGGTTGTCACCCAGAAGCAATGTCCGAAGCTTGCGGCAGAAGAAGAGCTCGTCGGGCAGGGCCTCCAGGGCATTGCAGGAGAGGGCCAGGTGCTGTAGGTTCTGCAGGAGGCCCACCTCGGGTGGCAGGGAGTGTAGCCCGTTGTGGGACACATCCAGCAGACGGAGGCCCGAGCACAGGCCGAGCTGGGAGGGCAGGGTCTCCAGCTTGTTGTAGCTCAAGTAGAGCTGCTCCAGGCTCCTGAGCTTCCGCACGTGCTCGGGGACATAGGCGATCTGGTTGTGCCACAGCCTGAGCGTGACCAGCTTCCGGCAGTGCTGGAAGCTGAGGATTTCCTCGATGGAGCGCAGGTGGTTGTCCTTGAGGTCAAGTTCCTGCAGGGCGCCCAGGCTGAACACTGCGTGGGGGATGCGCTCCAGCCCGCAGGCCACCAGCTCCAGCTCCCGCAATGCCGCCAGTTTCTTGAGGCTGTTCAGGGCAACCAGACGGGCCCCATCGTTGTGCAGGCTGAGCCTCTGCAGGTGGCCGGCGACGTCGGTCACACTGGCTGGCACCTTCCCCGCATTGCTCCGGAGGGACAATACCTTGAGCTGCTTCAGCTCCCGGAGGCTCTCCAGGGTGGCCGCCCGAGCCAGCTCCTGGGGGAAAAGCCCCTCCAGGTGCAGCTCCTCCAAGCCCCGCAGCCCGAACACCCAAAGCGGCACCTCGCGGAGCTCCTCGCATTTGACGCGCATCACCTTCAGGTGGTCCCGCAGGAAGACCTGCAAGGAGAAGGGTAGCCTGGTGGGCGAGTGGAGCAAGCTGAGCTCCTGTAAGTGCACCAGCTGCGACAGCCCCGGGGGGAAGGTGATATCGCAGATGGCCTCCAGCCGGAGTGACTCCACCTCACTGAGCTCAAAGATGGTGTCGGGCAGTCCCGGAAGCATGCAGAGGGCCAGCTCCAGCCGACCTGCGGCGTTGCGCTGCAGCTTCTGTCGAAGCTTCTCGGGCGTCCACTCGTGGTTGAGATTGAGCTGCTTTAGACGGCTTTCGCTGACCTCGGACAGGAAGACGGCGAAGCGCTTGGAGTAGAGGGAGTCATACTGATCGATGAGGTGCAGCATGAAGGCGAAGTCGTTCTTGACATCAGGAATGTCCCCCATGCCAGTCTCCTCCCGCACAGAACGGAAGGAGTACTCCTTGAGGGGCCGGTGGAAGAGCCAGTAGAGCGTGTAGATGCAGGTGAGTCCGTAGATGCACACGAAGGAGATGTAACAGAAGGCCAGCTTGGAGAAGAGGTGGGCCTTGGTGTGGTTGCAGCAGAAGCTGGCGTAGCCCGTGACCTCTGACGTCTCCACCCTACAGGCCACCAGGAAACTGATCTTCTCCACATAGACCAGGTTGTAGACCAGGATGGCCAGGAACTTACACACTTTCAGCACCGTCTGTCGGATGTACATGGTGTACAGGATGTCACCCTCTTCCACGTGCACACGGAACTTCTTCACCTTCTCAAACAGGGCTTTGGCTTGCTCACCCTCCTTCTTGTCCAGCAGGGTGACAACTGGAGGCTCGGTCACCACCTTCTCTGGTTCCGCCAGCACTTTCTCCTTCTCACCCTCCCCTGCCTTCCCCGGCGCGGCCCCTGCCGTGGCCACTATGGTGGCCGAGGCCCGTCCGGTGGCTGCTGGGCCCTTCTGGTTCTCCCCGGAGACCTCGGACAGGGCCCTTGTGGTCCATGGAGAGTCGAAACACTTGCCCAGGATGGAGATGAAGTGTTCGATCTTGGAGCTGGTGCCAGGGAACTTGAACCAGAAACTGGTGCAGACCATGAAGATGAGTGTGTGAATGACCACGAGGTAGGGGAAGTATTTGGCATACCAGTGCAGGGCCGTCTCATAGCACAGCTGGTTAATGAAGCTGTATTGCTGCAGGTCCAAATTGTTCTTAAGACCTTTAACCTCCTGCAGGGCCCCCATCTGCTCAGGGCTCCTCCGAGGCAGCAATTGCAGGCACGGGGCCTCTGATAAGTTCTCCTGGGGCTCGTGATTGGGTAGACAGATGATCTTGTCCTGTGTCACCTGAGGAGCAAAAGAGACTGagggctgtaatcctagcactttgggaggctgaggcgggcggatcacttgaggtcaggagttcgagaccagcctggccaacatggtgaaaccccgtttctactaaaaatacaaaattagccaggcatggtggcaggcacctgtaatcccagctactcgggaggctgaggcaggagaaatcgcttgaacctggaagacggaggttacagtgagccgagatcgcaccatcgtactccagcctggatgacagagtaggactccgtctcaaaaataaataaattaatttttttttttaaaaaaaagagaaaatgagggagaTGGGGGAAAAACAGGCTGAAGGTGGGAGGCCCCTGCATCCCCCATCTCTGACTGTTGCCAGCCAGCTGTGACTTTGGAAGAGTTTTGCTAAACCTCTAAgcactggtcttttttttttttcgagactgagtgtcactctgtcaccgaggctgcgtgcagtggtgcaatcttggctcattgcaacctccccctcccagttcaagcaattctcctgcctcagcctcctgagtagctggggctataagCACGCagtaccacgcccagccaatttttgtatttttagtagagatggggtttcactatgttggccaggctggtctcgaactcttggcctcaagtggtcccctgcttcagcctcccaaagtgctgggattacaggcatgagccaccgcaaccggcaAAGCACTGGTCTTTGAGAAAAGGAACTGGGTTGAATCGTGTCCCCCGAAAAAATGTTGAAGTCCCAACTCCGAATCCTTATGAATGTGGTATTATTTGAGCTGCGTCAGGCGGCTCCTGTTTGGTAACAGGGTCTTTGCGGAGGTAGTCAAGTTAAGACAAAGCCAGCAGGGTGCGCCCAGTATGACTGCGCCTTAGAGAAAggggaaacagagacacagagacagacacatagaAGATGACGCGAGGATACagggagaggctgggtgtggtggttcaggcttgtaatcccagtgatttgggaggcaGTGGGACGGGGGCCAAGTCGGGGTGgtagaggagaattgcttgaggccaggagtacaaggttacagtgagctatgattgcgccactgcactccagcctaggtgacagagcttgctaaaaaaaacaaaaaacaaaaaacaaaaaactgtctcggctgggcgtggtggctcatgcttgtaatcccagcactttgggagacggaggcagggggatcacaaggtcaggaattcaagaccagcctggccaacatactgaaatcgcgtctctactaaaaatacaaaaaaaaaaaaaaaaaaaaaaaaaaaaattagccgggcatggtggcacacgcctgtaatcccggctacttgggaggctaagccaggagaattgtttgaacctgggaggcagaggttgcagtgagccgagactgcaccactgcacgccagcctgggcgacagagggaggctccagtctaaaaaaaaaaaaaaaagaaagaaagaaaagtactggGAGAAtgtcatctacaagccaaggaacccTTGGAGCTACAATAATCTAGCAGGGAGGCTGGAAGATTCTCCCTCACTGTCAACTGatgccttgatctcagacttctggcctccagaaccctACGGGAAGAGGAAACATTTCTGGTATTTAAGGCACTCAATCGCTGCTACTTTGTTACAGCAAAAGTAACAAACTCATATACCAATTCCGGCCCTTTCCAGAGTCCAGGGAGAAACTTGAGCATGATGAAAatgtggggctgggcacggtggctcacacctgtaatcccagcactttgagaggccgaggtgggaggatgtcttgaggccaggagttcgagaccagcctgggcaacatagcaagacccccgtGTCAAcgtgaaattaaaaaattagctgggcgtggtggcatgtgcctgtaatcccagctactctggaggctgaggcgggagaattgcttgagcccagaagttcaaggctgcattgagctatgatcatgccactgcactccagcctggatgacagaatgagaccctctttattttaattttcaattattttattttattttttttaagatggagtctcgctctgtcgcccaggctggagtgcaatggtatgatctcggctcactgcaacctccacttcccaggttcaagcaattttcctgcctcagccttccgagtagctgggattacaggtgtccaccaccatgcccagctaatatttatatctttagtaaggacaggttttcaccgtgttggccaggctggtctcgaacttctggtcttaagtgatactcccactttgccctcccaaaatgctgg
This window encodes:
- the LRRC8E gene encoding volume-regulated anion channel subunit LRRC8E, with amino-acid sequence MIPVAEFKQFTEQQPAFKVLKPWWDVLAEYLTVAMLMIGVFGCTLQVTQDKIICLPNHEPQENLSEAPCLQLLPRRSPEQMGALQEVKGLKNNLDLQQYSFINQLCYETALHWYAKYFPYLVVIHTLIFMVCTSFWFKFPGTSSKIEHFISILGKCFDSPWTTRALSEVSGENQKGPAATGRASATIVATAGAAPGKAGEGEKEKVLAEPEKVVTEPPVVTLLDKKEGEQAKALFEKVKKFRVHVEEGDILYTMYIRQTVLKVCKFLAILVYNLVYVEKISFLVACRVETSEVTGYASFCCNHTKAHLFSKLAFCYISFVCIYGLTCIYTLYWLFHRPLKEYSFRSVREETGMGDIPDVKNDFAFMLHLIDQYDSLYSKRFAVFLSEVSESRLKQLNLNHEWTPEKLRQKLQRNAAGRLELALCMLPGLPDTIFELSEVESLRLEAICDITFPPGLSQLVHLQELSLLHSPTRLPFSLQVFLRDHLKVMRVKCEELREVPLWVFGLRGLEELHLEGLFPQELARAATLESLRELKQLKVLSLRSNAGKVPASVTDVAGHLQRLSLHNDGARLVALNSLKKLAALRELELVACGLERIPHAVFSLGALQELDLKDNHLRSIEEILSFQHCRKLVTLRLWHNQIAYVPEHVRKLRSLEQLYLSYNKLETLPSQLGLCSGLRLLDVSHNGLHSLPPEVGLLQNLQHLALSCNALEALPDELFFCRKLRTLLLGDNQLSQLSPHVGALRALSRLELKGNRLEALPEELGNCGGLKKAGLLVEDTLYQGLPAEVRDKMEEE